A part of Thermus oshimai DSM 12092 genomic DNA contains:
- a CDS encoding protease complex subunit PrcB family protein, protein MRKTLMVLLGATALAGCELVLESSGYWVKEAQLLFPESTERWTYFYGEPREVKVGGKVLRLEAAKGESLWAMPRALWVEGSPVLREVGPALKPQAEAVRGLAGNALEVRAEVPLRATWLYDGTGWVQLTGPLRAGERRSLVQPMDYRTPDLPAFLPSETAVLLREVLARRGGRQVVLFHLSEPVLKPLSLEPTPMAYGVEALLVQYGLRVELVSPPAPSYRLLDRGTNAAYMEEEPRAFLAKDPTRFAEVWNLVVGNRIPRPPAPSVDFRTRTVAAFFWGLKPTGGYGLEVVGVTFSGTTARVVLELKSPPRGAIVTQALTSPYVLLELPRVDRVVFADPSGRVLAEAR, encoded by the coding sequence ATGCGCAAGACCCTTATGGTTCTCCTCGGGGCCACGGCCCTGGCGGGGTGCGAGCTGGTGCTGGAAAGCTCGGGCTACTGGGTGAAGGAGGCCCAGCTCCTCTTCCCCGAGAGCACGGAGCGCTGGACCTACTTCTACGGGGAACCCCGGGAGGTGAAGGTAGGGGGGAAGGTCCTAAGGCTGGAGGCGGCCAAGGGGGAAAGCCTTTGGGCCATGCCCCGGGCCCTGTGGGTGGAGGGAAGCCCGGTCCTTAGGGAGGTGGGGCCCGCCTTAAAGCCCCAGGCGGAGGCCGTACGGGGCCTGGCGGGAAACGCCCTGGAGGTGCGCGCGGAGGTTCCCTTACGGGCCACCTGGCTCTACGACGGCACGGGCTGGGTCCAGCTCACCGGGCCCCTAAGGGCCGGGGAACGGCGGAGCCTGGTCCAGCCCATGGACTATCGCACCCCCGACCTCCCCGCCTTCCTCCCCTCGGAAACCGCCGTCCTCCTCCGGGAGGTCCTGGCCCGGCGGGGCGGGCGGCAGGTGGTGCTGTTCCACCTCTCGGAGCCCGTCCTGAAGCCCCTTTCCCTGGAACCCACCCCCATGGCCTACGGGGTGGAGGCCCTTTTGGTCCAGTACGGGCTTAGAGTGGAGCTGGTGAGCCCTCCTGCCCCCAGCTACCGCCTCCTGGACCGGGGCACCAACGCCGCCTACATGGAGGAAGAGCCCCGGGCTTTCCTGGCCAAGGACCCCACCCGCTTCGCGGAGGTCTGGAACCTGGTGGTGGGCAACCGCATCCCCCGCCCTCCCGCCCCCAGCGTGGACTTCCGCACCCGCACCGTGGCCGCCTTCTTCTGGGGGCTGAAGCCCACGGGGGGGTACGGCCTCGAGGTGGTGGGGGTGACCTTTAGCGGCACCACCGCCCGGGTGGTCCTGGAGCTCAAGAGCCCCCCCAGGGGGGCCATCGTCACCCAGGCCCTCACCAGCCCCTACGTCCTCCTAGAGCTTCCCCGGGTGGACCGGGTGGTCTTCGCCGACCCCTCAGGGCGGGTCCTGGCGGAGGCCCGCTAG
- a CDS encoding ABC transporter permease, translated as METPTRKALKRFLRSPSGRVGLALTLALVLLALLVPVLKPYDPATDRDYLNRLKPPSLEHPFGTDHLGRDIFTRVLHGSRISLQVGVISVSIGLVLGTLLGLLAGFFRGRVELGILWLSDLLLAFPGTLLAIAIVAVSGPSLQNAMLAIGIVQVPVYIRLARSMVLSLREQDYVQAAHALGAGSGRILLKHLLPGTLPPLTVQATLSIGTATLEAAALGFLGLGAQPPAPEWGAMIADSFKGGYAMNAPWTMIFPGFFIMLTVLAFNLLGDGLRDALDPRSRH; from the coding sequence ATGGAAACCCCAACCCGAAAAGCCTTAAAGCGCTTCCTACGTTCCCCCTCCGGCCGGGTGGGCCTCGCCCTCACCCTGGCCCTGGTCCTCCTGGCGCTTCTCGTGCCCGTGCTTAAGCCCTACGACCCCGCCACGGACCGGGACTACCTGAACCGGCTTAAGCCCCCTTCCCTGGAACACCCCTTCGGAACCGACCACCTGGGGCGGGACATCTTCACCCGGGTGCTCCACGGAAGCCGCATCTCTTTGCAGGTGGGGGTCATCTCCGTAAGCATCGGGCTGGTCCTGGGCACCCTGCTCGGCCTTCTGGCAGGGTTTTTCCGGGGCCGGGTGGAGCTGGGGATCCTCTGGCTTTCCGACCTCCTCTTGGCCTTTCCCGGCACCCTTCTGGCCATCGCCATCGTGGCGGTTTCGGGCCCCAGCCTGCAAAACGCCATGCTGGCCATCGGCATCGTCCAGGTGCCGGTGTACATCCGCCTGGCCCGCTCCATGGTCCTCTCCTTAAGGGAGCAGGACTACGTGCAGGCGGCCCACGCCCTGGGGGCGGGCTCGGGGCGGATCCTCCTGAAGCATCTTCTGCCCGGAACCCTTCCGCCCCTTACCGTCCAGGCCACCCTTTCCATCGGCACCGCCACCCTCGAGGCCGCCGCCTTGGGCTTCCTAGGCCTGGGGGCCCAGCCCCCCGCCCCCGAGTGGGGGGCCATGATCGCCGACAGCTTCAAAGGGGGCTACGCCATGAACGCCCCCTGGACCATGATCTTCCCCGGGTTTTTCATCATGCTCACCGTTTTGGCCTTCAACCTCCTGGGGGACGGCCTAAGGGACGCCCTGGACCCGAGAAGCCGGCACTAA
- a CDS encoding ABC transporter permease yields MWSYIFRRLLGLFPVLIGITLLVFLFLQLIPGDPAQAILGERGTPEQLEALREKLGLNRPLYVQYLTFLKSVLTGDLGTSAVSTIPVADELKRRWPATFELALAATLVAVALGIPVGILAAVRKNSLLDTLSMSLSLVGVSMPVFWLGLLLVYLFAVNLHWLPTGGRLSTDLAIDFRPLTGFLLLDSLLALRGDVLWDALRHLLLPALTLGTIPLAILTRITRSAMLEVLSQDYVRTARAKGLAERQVILKHALKNALLPVVTIVGLQFGTLLGGAILTETIFSWPGIGSYIYEGILNRDYPVVQAGVLVVALAFVLVNLLVDLSYALLDPRIQYR; encoded by the coding sequence ATGTGGAGCTACATTTTCAGACGCCTTTTGGGCCTTTTCCCGGTGCTCATCGGCATAACCCTCCTGGTCTTCCTCTTCCTCCAGCTCATCCCCGGGGACCCCGCCCAGGCCATCCTGGGGGAGCGGGGCACCCCGGAGCAGCTGGAGGCCCTGCGGGAGAAGCTGGGGCTAAACCGGCCCCTGTACGTGCAGTACCTCACCTTTTTGAAGAGCGTCCTCACGGGGGACCTGGGCACCAGCGCGGTCTCCACCATCCCCGTGGCCGACGAGCTCAAACGGCGCTGGCCCGCCACCTTTGAGCTGGCCCTGGCGGCCACCCTGGTGGCCGTGGCCCTGGGCATTCCCGTGGGCATCCTGGCCGCGGTGCGCAAGAACAGCCTCCTGGACACCCTTTCCATGAGCCTTTCCCTGGTGGGGGTTTCCATGCCCGTCTTCTGGCTGGGCCTCCTCCTCGTCTACCTCTTCGCGGTAAACCTCCACTGGCTCCCCACAGGGGGCAGGCTTTCCACCGACCTGGCCATAGACTTCCGCCCCCTAACCGGCTTTCTCCTTCTGGACAGCCTCCTCGCCCTCCGGGGGGATGTGCTTTGGGACGCCTTGCGCCATCTCCTTCTCCCCGCCCTCACCCTGGGGACCATCCCCTTAGCCATCCTGACCCGCATCACCCGCAGCGCCATGCTGGAAGTCCTCTCCCAGGACTACGTGCGCACCGCCAGGGCCAAGGGCCTGGCCGAACGCCAGGTCATCCTGAAGCACGCCCTGAAAAACGCCCTCCTCCCCGTGGTGACCATTGTGGGCCTGCAGTTCGGCACCCTTTTAGGTGGGGCCATCCTCACGGAGACCATCTTCTCCTGGCCGGGCATCGGCTCCTACATCTACGAGGGCATCCTCAACCGGGACTACCCCGTGGTCCAGGCGGGGGTCTTGGTGGTGGCCCTGGCCTTCGTGCTGGTCAACCTGCTGGTGGACCTCTCCTACGCCCTCCTAGACCCCCGGATTCAGTACAGGTGA
- a CDS encoding ABC transporter substrate-binding protein — MKRAVLGLLVALGLGLAQKTLVFGANGEPVSLESGNITDGISIYVQRQIYDTLVDFKPGSTELTAGLATSWFSSPDGKSWTFRLRQGVRFHDGTELTAEAVKFNVERWWDPKNPTRIDAAARYEIWPELFGGFKGDPGSILKEVQVVDRYTVRFVLSQPFPAFPAAIAAGYFGIASPAAIQKDGARYGSPTGSAVGTGPFRLVEWRPGEQVVLEKNPNYWKKGFPKVDRVVFRVIRDPAARLAALKAGTIDFTTDIPPANLRDLEADRNLDPVYRPSFNVGYLALNPSHKPFSDPRVRQAIAMAINKKAIVQAFWGKLGVTDGHFTPPSMKAFQSPKVTDYEFNPQKAKALLAEAGYPNGFEMDLWYMPVSRPYFPTPKEIAEAMAADLSAIGIRVKLQTKDWASYLNDRKQAPGFQAYMLGWTGDYGDPQNFYDPHFACPITDLFDASGKTLCVKELGDLLTKAATSANAEERKRLYQQADELTHSLALRIPIVHSQPLLAKRKNITGWTPSPLGSESFETIEKR, encoded by the coding sequence ATGAAACGAGCGGTCTTAGGCCTTTTGGTGGCGCTGGGGCTCGGTCTGGCCCAGAAGACCCTGGTCTTCGGGGCCAACGGGGAGCCCGTGAGCCTCGAGTCCGGGAACATCACGGACGGGATCTCCATCTACGTCCAGCGCCAGATCTACGACACCCTGGTGGACTTCAAGCCCGGCTCCACGGAGCTTACGGCGGGGCTCGCCACCAGCTGGTTCAGCTCCCCCGACGGCAAGAGCTGGACCTTCCGCCTGCGCCAAGGGGTGCGGTTCCACGACGGCACGGAGCTCACCGCCGAGGCGGTGAAGTTCAACGTGGAGCGCTGGTGGGACCCCAAGAACCCCACCCGGATTGACGCCGCCGCCCGCTACGAGATCTGGCCCGAACTCTTCGGCGGCTTCAAGGGCGACCCCGGGTCCATCCTGAAGGAAGTCCAGGTGGTGGACAGGTACACCGTGCGCTTCGTCCTCTCCCAGCCCTTCCCCGCTTTCCCCGCGGCCATCGCCGCCGGCTACTTCGGCATCGCCAGCCCCGCGGCCATCCAGAAGGATGGGGCCAGGTACGGCTCCCCCACGGGAAGCGCGGTGGGCACCGGGCCCTTCCGGCTGGTGGAGTGGCGGCCCGGGGAGCAGGTGGTCCTGGAGAAGAACCCGAACTACTGGAAGAAGGGCTTCCCCAAGGTGGACCGGGTGGTCTTCCGGGTGATCCGGGACCCCGCAGCCCGGCTGGCGGCCCTCAAGGCCGGGACCATTGACTTCACCACCGACATCCCCCCGGCCAACCTGAGGGACCTCGAGGCCGACCGCAACCTGGACCCCGTCTACCGCCCCTCCTTCAACGTGGGCTACCTGGCCCTGAACCCCTCCCACAAGCCCTTCTCCGACCCCCGGGTGCGCCAGGCCATCGCCATGGCCATCAACAAGAAGGCCATCGTCCAGGCTTTCTGGGGCAAGCTGGGCGTGACGGACGGCCACTTCACCCCGCCCTCCATGAAGGCCTTCCAGTCCCCTAAGGTGACGGACTACGAGTTCAACCCCCAAAAGGCCAAGGCCCTCCTGGCGGAGGCGGGCTACCCCAATGGGTTTGAGATGGACCTCTGGTACATGCCCGTCTCCCGGCCCTACTTCCCCACCCCCAAGGAGATCGCCGAGGCCATGGCCGCGGACCTCTCGGCCATCGGCATCCGGGTGAAGCTCCAGACCAAGGACTGGGCCAGCTACCTGAACGACCGCAAGCAGGCCCCTGGCTTCCAGGCCTACATGCTGGGCTGGACGGGGGACTACGGCGACCCGCAGAACTTCTACGACCCCCACTTCGCCTGCCCCATCACCGACCTCTTTGACGCCTCCGGCAAGACCCTTTGCGTGAAGGAGCTGGGGGACCTCCTCACCAAGGCCGCCACTAGCGCCAACGCCGAGGAGAGGAAGCGGCTCTACCAGCAGGCGGACGAGCTCACCCATAGCCTCGCCCTCCGCATCCCCATCGTCCACTCCCAACCCCTCCTGGCCAAGCGGAAGAACATTACCGGCTGGACGCCAAGCCCCTTGGGCTCCGAGTCCTTTGAGACCATTGAGAAGCGGTAA
- a CDS encoding ABC transporter ATP-binding protein, with protein MSLLELKGVHTYYGHIHALKGVSLRVEEGEIVTLIGSNGAGKSTTLRTISGLVKPREGEVRFQGRPIHRLPAHEIVALGVGHVPEGRRIFPRLTVEENLEIGAYLEKDRKVVQERKEMVFALFPRLYERRGQKGGTLSGGEQQMLAIGRALMQNPRILLMDEPSMGLAPVLVDFIFETILKLNREGKTILLVEQNARLALQIAHRGYVLATGEISLEGPARELAQNPEVQKAYLGEG; from the coding sequence ATGAGCCTCTTGGAGCTCAAGGGCGTCCACACCTACTACGGGCACATCCACGCCCTGAAAGGGGTTTCCCTAAGGGTGGAGGAGGGAGAGATCGTGACCCTCATCGGCTCCAACGGGGCCGGGAAGAGCACCACCTTGAGGACCATCAGCGGCCTGGTGAAGCCCAGGGAGGGGGAGGTGCGCTTCCAGGGGAGGCCCATCCACCGCCTGCCCGCCCACGAGATCGTGGCCCTAGGGGTGGGGCACGTGCCCGAGGGCCGGCGCATCTTCCCCCGGCTTACGGTGGAGGAGAACCTGGAGATCGGGGCCTACCTGGAGAAGGACCGAAAAGTTGTCCAGGAGCGGAAGGAGATGGTCTTCGCCCTCTTCCCCCGGCTCTACGAGCGCCGGGGCCAGAAGGGGGGGACGCTTTCCGGGGGGGAGCAGCAGATGCTGGCCATTGGCCGGGCCCTGATGCAAAACCCCCGGATCCTCCTCATGGACGAGCCCTCCATGGGCCTGGCCCCGGTCTTGGTGGACTTCATCTTTGAAACCATCCTTAAGCTCAACCGGGAGGGGAAGACCATCCTTCTCGTGGAGCAAAACGCCCGCCTGGCCCTGCAGATCGCCCACCGGGGCTACGTCCTGGCCACGGGGGAGATCAGCCTGGAAGGCCCCGCAAGGGAGCTCGCCCAGAACCCCGAGGTGCAGAAGGCCTACCTGGGGGAGGGCTGA
- a CDS encoding ABC transporter ATP-binding protein, translated as MKALEVHGATKRFGGLVAVNKVSLEVNPGEIFSVIGPNGAGKTTFFNLLTGIYAPDEGRILLFGKDVTGFSPDRIAKEGVGRTFQNIRLFGAMTVLENLLVGMHIHIRVPYFHALLRTPLARKEEKRAEEEAKRLLEYVGLLHRKDELAKNLPYGEQRRLEIARALALKPRLLLLDEPAAGMNPRETEELQAFIQKLRDELGITVVLIEHDMRLVMRISDRIAVLEYGSKIAEGTPEEVRQNPRVIEAYLGKGAAGGAA; from the coding sequence ATGAAGGCCCTGGAGGTGCACGGCGCCACCAAGCGCTTCGGGGGGCTGGTGGCGGTGAACAAGGTGAGCCTCGAGGTCAACCCCGGGGAGATCTTCTCCGTCATCGGCCCCAACGGGGCGGGCAAGACCACCTTCTTCAACCTCCTCACGGGGATCTACGCCCCCGACGAGGGGAGAATCCTCCTCTTCGGCAAGGACGTGACGGGCTTCTCCCCGGACCGCATCGCCAAGGAAGGGGTGGGGCGCACCTTCCAGAACATCCGCCTCTTCGGGGCCATGACCGTTCTGGAAAACCTCCTGGTGGGGATGCACATCCACATCCGCGTGCCCTACTTCCACGCCCTCCTCCGCACCCCCCTGGCCCGGAAGGAGGAGAAGCGGGCGGAGGAGGAGGCGAAGCGGCTATTGGAGTACGTGGGCCTCCTCCACCGGAAGGACGAGCTGGCCAAGAACCTCCCCTACGGGGAGCAGCGCCGGCTGGAGATCGCCCGCGCCCTGGCCCTGAAGCCCAGGCTCCTCCTCCTGGACGAGCCCGCCGCGGGCATGAACCCCAGGGAGACGGAGGAGCTTCAGGCCTTCATCCAGAAGCTAAGGGACGAGCTTGGCATCACCGTGGTCCTCATTGAACACGACATGCGCCTTGTGATGCGCATCTCCGACCGCATCGCCGTGCTGGAGTACGGCTCCAAGATCGCCGAGGGCACCCCCGAGGAGGTGCGGCAGAACCCCCGGGTCATCGAGGCCTACCTGGGCAAGGGGGCCGCGGGAGGTGCGGCATGA
- a CDS encoding branched-chain amino acid ABC transporter permease, translating to MTALALTLGFLLFTWLAPGALSALFGLLALGVTAFGRLSPSQRGLSLALLTLGFTLGLRASGNTLGLIGLVGILVALTTLKVPRLLQILLGLAILLLSVPIAGFANTFIFELGIQIGIYAAMALGLNVVVGMAGLLDLGYAAFFAVGAYTWAIFGSEQAKNFLQGNFPLPGEYMYLFMAIAIVTTAITGLLIGLPALRLRGDYLAIVTLGLGEVVRILANNLDHPINFTNGPQGITPVQRPPIDWFHSLAASLGLQLDARTDYQLFFYLLVLLMIGLVVLVNLNLANSRFGRAWVAIREDEIAARSMGIPLLPTKLLAFMTGAAFSGVMGVIFAAQRTFVSPESFTLLASITILAMVILGGMGSIPGAILGAAALTILNLDVLKTFSEFVRTSLPQIPSQVDPAKYERLVFGVILVLMMIFRPEGLIPEKRHRAEMEEA from the coding sequence ATGACCGCCCTCGCCCTCACCCTTGGCTTCCTCCTCTTCACCTGGCTGGCCCCGGGGGCCCTAAGCGCCCTCTTCGGCCTTCTGGCCCTAGGGGTCACCGCCTTTGGCCGCCTCTCCCCGAGCCAAAGGGGGCTTAGCCTGGCCCTCCTCACCCTGGGGTTCACCCTGGGGCTCAGGGCCTCGGGGAACACCCTGGGCCTCATCGGGCTCGTGGGCATCCTGGTGGCCCTCACCACCTTGAAGGTGCCCCGCCTTCTCCAGATCCTTTTGGGCCTCGCCATCCTCCTCCTTTCCGTGCCCATCGCGGGGTTCGCCAACACCTTCATCTTTGAGCTCGGCATCCAGATCGGCATCTACGCGGCCATGGCCCTGGGCCTCAACGTGGTGGTGGGGATGGCGGGGCTTTTGGACCTGGGCTACGCGGCCTTCTTCGCCGTGGGGGCCTACACCTGGGCCATCTTCGGGAGCGAGCAGGCCAAAAACTTCCTGCAAGGGAACTTCCCCCTGCCCGGGGAGTACATGTACCTCTTCATGGCCATCGCCATCGTCACCACCGCCATCACCGGCCTCCTCATCGGCCTCCCCGCCCTAAGGCTCCGGGGGGACTACTTGGCCATCGTCACCCTGGGCCTGGGGGAGGTGGTGCGCATCCTGGCCAACAACCTGGACCACCCCATCAACTTCACCAACGGGCCCCAGGGCATCACCCCCGTACAGCGCCCCCCCATAGACTGGTTCCACAGCCTCGCGGCCTCCCTAGGCCTCCAGCTGGATGCCCGCACGGACTACCAGCTCTTCTTCTACCTCCTGGTCCTCCTCATGATCGGGCTGGTGGTGCTGGTGAACCTGAACCTGGCCAACTCCCGCTTCGGCCGGGCCTGGGTGGCCATCCGGGAGGACGAGATCGCCGCCCGCTCCATGGGCATCCCCCTCCTGCCCACCAAGCTCCTGGCCTTCATGACCGGGGCGGCCTTCTCCGGGGTCATGGGGGTCATCTTCGCCGCGCAACGGACCTTCGTTTCCCCGGAGTCCTTCACCCTTCTCGCCTCCATCACCATCCTGGCCATGGTGATCCTGGGGGGGATGGGCTCCATCCCCGGGGCCATCCTGGGGGCGGCGGCCCTCACCATCCTGAACCTGGACGTGCTCAAGACCTTTAGCGAGTTCGTCCGCACCAGCCTGCCCCAGATCCCGAGCCAAGTGGACCCCGCCAAGTACGAAAGGCTGGTCTTCGGGGTTATCCTGGTCCTCATGATGATCTTCCGGCCCGAGGGGTTAATCCCGGAAAAGCGCCACCGGGCGGAGATGGAGGAAGCATGA
- a CDS encoding branched-chain amino acid ABC transporter permease → MLEQILVLLPQVIFDGFLLGFVYAMVALGYTMVYGVLELINFAHSEIFMIGAVVGVEVFRYLAPALPNGYLLLLLALLLGGLIAGGTAILVERFAYRPLRKRGTTNRLVPLITAIGVSFILQDLVRLIEGLWHNEFFLRMRTVEALEGSVELFGGAIFAQTKAFIVIVVSILMLVGLTYLVNRTKLGVAIRAVAQDLSTASLMGIDPDRVISRTFLIGGSLGGVAGVLFALMYTTVNPYVGFLPGIKAFTAAVLGGIGNIPGAMLGGLVLGQLENFFGTYLPILTNGNFGTEYKDVVAFLILIFILLVRPQGLLGQVVKEKV, encoded by the coding sequence TTGCTAGAACAGATCCTCGTTCTTCTTCCCCAGGTCATTTTTGACGGGTTCCTTTTGGGCTTCGTCTACGCCATGGTGGCCCTGGGGTACACCATGGTGTACGGCGTTTTGGAGCTCATCAACTTCGCCCACTCGGAGATCTTCATGATCGGGGCGGTGGTGGGGGTGGAGGTGTTCCGCTACCTGGCCCCCGCCCTCCCCAACGGTTACCTTTTGCTCCTCTTGGCCCTCCTCCTGGGCGGGCTCATCGCCGGGGGCACGGCCATCCTGGTGGAGCGCTTCGCCTACCGACCCTTGAGGAAGCGGGGAACCACCAACCGCCTGGTGCCCCTCATCACCGCCATCGGGGTGTCCTTCATCCTGCAGGACCTGGTGCGGCTCATCGAAGGTCTCTGGCACAACGAGTTCTTCCTCAGGATGCGCACCGTGGAGGCCCTCGAGGGCTCGGTGGAGCTCTTCGGGGGGGCCATCTTCGCCCAGACCAAGGCCTTTATCGTCATCGTGGTCTCCATCCTCATGCTGGTGGGCCTCACCTACCTGGTGAACCGCACCAAGCTGGGGGTGGCCATCCGCGCGGTGGCCCAGGACCTCTCCACCGCCAGCCTCATGGGGATTGACCCCGATAGGGTCATCTCCCGCACCTTCCTCATCGGGGGGTCCCTGGGCGGGGTGGCGGGGGTCCTCTTCGCCCTCATGTACACCACGGTGAACCCCTACGTGGGCTTCCTCCCCGGCATCAAGGCCTTCACCGCGGCGGTGCTCGGGGGCATCGGCAACATCCCGGGGGCCATGCTGGGGGGGCTGGTTTTGGGGCAGCTGGAGAACTTCTTCGGCACCTACCTGCCCATCCTCACGAACGGCAACTTCGGCACGGAGTACAAGGACGTGGTGGCCTTCCTCATCCTCATCTTCATCCTCCTGGTGCGGCCCCAGGGCCTCCTGGGGCAGGTGGTTAAGGAGAAGGTATGA
- a CDS encoding branched-chain amino acid ABC transporter substrate-binding protein, with the protein MRKLGLVVAGVAALGMALGQNVIKIASQSPLSGPQAALGEQIKLGAELAVEEAKARFRQLGFDLQFVPYDDQANPDVGVANANRIINDPDILGVVGHLNSGVAIPSSEVYARVNLVMVSPANTNPRVTDRKLPNVNRICGRDDVQGPAGAEYAFNNLGVRTAFVIHDKTAYGQGLAEEFKKRFEALGGRVVAFVGTEETSNFVPIINQIRGARPIPQLIYFGGIYSQIGPFVKQLRERGVTTRLMGGDGLDSSEFERLAGSQAAKGTYYTTVAGPVSAFPKAKAFAQRFKQKYGKEAEGFGIYAYDAANVILTALEKAIKDNGGRKPTREQVAKAVREVKLEGLTGTIEFDEKGDIKKAKYFIMQVAGTGNWADNKLIRVVEVAPPAAR; encoded by the coding sequence ATGAGGAAGCTGGGCTTAGTGGTAGCAGGTGTAGCCGCCCTGGGGATGGCCCTGGGGCAGAACGTCATCAAGATCGCCTCCCAGTCCCCCCTTTCCGGCCCCCAGGCGGCCTTGGGGGAGCAGATCAAGCTGGGGGCGGAGCTGGCGGTGGAGGAGGCCAAGGCCCGCTTTAGGCAGCTGGGCTTTGACCTCCAGTTCGTCCCCTACGACGACCAGGCCAACCCCGACGTGGGCGTGGCCAACGCCAACCGCATCATCAACGACCCCGACATCCTGGGCGTGGTGGGGCACCTGAACTCCGGGGTGGCCATCCCCTCCAGCGAGGTCTACGCCCGGGTGAACCTGGTCATGGTCTCCCCGGCCAACACCAACCCGCGGGTCACGGACCGCAAGCTCCCCAACGTGAACCGCATCTGCGGCCGCGACGACGTCCAGGGCCCCGCGGGGGCGGAGTACGCCTTCAACAACCTGGGGGTGCGCACGGCCTTCGTGATCCACGACAAGACCGCCTACGGCCAGGGCCTGGCGGAGGAGTTCAAGAAGCGCTTTGAGGCCCTGGGCGGCCGGGTGGTGGCCTTCGTGGGCACGGAGGAGACCTCCAACTTCGTGCCCATCATCAACCAGATCCGGGGTGCTAGGCCCATCCCCCAGCTCATCTACTTCGGGGGGATCTACAGCCAGATCGGGCCCTTCGTGAAGCAGCTCCGCGAGCGGGGGGTCACCACCCGCCTCATGGGCGGCGACGGCCTGGACTCCAGCGAGTTTGAGCGCCTGGCGGGCTCCCAGGCCGCCAAGGGCACCTACTACACCACCGTGGCCGGCCCCGTCTCCGCCTTCCCCAAGGCCAAGGCCTTCGCCCAGCGCTTCAAGCAGAAGTACGGCAAGGAGGCGGAGGGCTTCGGCATATACGCCTACGACGCAGCCAACGTGATCCTCACCGCCCTGGAGAAGGCCATCAAGGACAACGGCGGCCGGAAGCCCACCCGGGAGCAGGTGGCCAAGGCCGTGCGGGAGGTCAAGCTGGAAGGCCTCACCGGCACCATCGAGTTTGACGAGAAGGGCGACATCAAGAAGGCCAAGTACTTCATCATGCAGGTGGCGGGCACCGGCAACTGGGCCGACAACAAGCTGATCCGCGTGGTGGAAGTGGCGCCCCCCGCGGCGAGGTAA